DNA from Microbispora sp. ZYX-F-249:
CCGACTGGAGGGTCGCGTTGGTCTCGCCGTACGGCGGGCGGAACAGCTTGGGCGCCGAGCCGGTGGCCTGCTGGATGGCCTGCTGGGTCCGCTGCAGCTCGGACTGGATCTGCGAGCTGCTCATCTGGGGCAGGTGGGGGTGGGTGTAGCTGTGGTTGCCGACCCACATGCCCGCGTCGACCTGGGCGCGGACCAGGGACGGGTTGGCGGCGGCGTTCTGGCCGATGTTGAAGAACGTGGCCCGCAGGCCGTTGGCCTTCAACGTGTTCAGCAGGTTCGTGGTGTTGCTGGGGTTCGGGCCGTCGTCGTAGGTCAGCCCGACGTACCCGCCGCTACAGTCGGCCGCCTGCGCGGCCGTGGCGGACACGGCCACGGTCGCGAGCGCCGCTGTGACGACGCCCGCGAGCGCCGTGGCGAGCATCTTGCGTAAGCCTGCACTTTTTGCGGTGGGCACGGCGCTATCGGCCATGTCTGCTCCTTTCGGGGGCTCTGATCGGGCGCCGGGAACTGGTCTGGTGGCACGTCGCCATGCGAGGGGAGGCGCCACCCGGCCCGGGGTTCGCCGGGGGCATCATTCTGGGAAGCGCCGTTGAAACATGTCAAAGATTTGTTAGAAACGTTTCAGCGATAATCGGTCAAGCGCGGGGTCGCGCTGCCGGAACACCGATGAAGCTTTCACGTCGTCGCGGACTCCGGCGGGCGGAGCGCGAGCGCGTGCTCGTCGGTCCTCGCGTCGTACCGGCGGAACCGGGGCAACGCGACCGCCATCAGCCCGACCGCGGCCACGCACAGCAGGCCGCCCGCCCCGAGGGAGAAGCGGGTGCCGCCCAGCTGGGCCATGAACCCGGCCCGCGCGTCGCCCAGCATCGGGCCGGCTGAGTAGGACAGCAGTTCGATGCCCGCGAGCCGTCCACGGTAGGAATCCGGAATCGTCTGGTTCCAGATGGTGCCGCGGAACAGGCCGCTCACCATGTCGGCGCCCCCGGCGACGGCGAGGAACAGGAACATCAGCCAGATGTCCGGCATCAGGGCCGCGAGGGCCACCGCGACGCCCCACAGGGCGGCCGAGACGACGACGGCGAGCCCGTGCCGATGGACGTGTGCCGTCCAGCCCGAGGTGAGGGAGGCGATCACCGCGCCGACGCCGCCGGCCGCATACAGGACGCCGACGGCCTTGGACGCGCCGAGGTCCTCGGCCAGGAACGGGAACAGCGCGGTGGAACTGGCGAAGGCCATCGCGGCGATGTCCACGAGATAGGTGCCCATCAGGTCGGGCCGCCGCAGTGCGTACCGCACGCCTTCCAGCAGGGAACGCAGCGACGCGGGGGTGGGCTCCTCGGCGCGGGGGACCGGGCCGACCCGGACCAGCAGCGCGAGGGACAGCAGGAACGAGGCGACGTCGACGCCGTAGGAGGCGGCCGGTCCGAGCGAGGCCACGAGGAGACCGCCCGCCGCCGGTCCCGCGATCATGGCGGCGTTGCGGACCAGGCCCTGCAGCGCGAACGCCGCGGGCATCCGGTCCAGCGGCAGCACCCGGTTGATCATCGCCTGCTCGCTGGGAGACCGTATGCTCCCGAGCCCGGCGGCCAGCGCCCCGGCGACGTACAGCACCCAGACCTGCGGCCGGGGCAGCAGCGCGTTGACGAGCAGGAGGACCGAGCACAGGCACAGCCCGAGCTCGCTGAGTATCACGATCCTGCGCCGGTCGTGCGCGTCCGCGATCGCGCCGCCCCACAGGCCGCAGACCACCATCGGGACGAACTCGGCCATGCCCACCAGGCCCACCGCCACGTAGGACTCGGTGAGCTGCTTCATCTGGTACGGCACGGCCACGGTGGTGACGACCGTGCCGAGCGTGGTGATCAACCCGGAGCCGAGTAGCAGGCGGAAGTCGCGGAACTCCCGCAACGGGCTGAGATCCAGTCTCAGCCGCCGGGCGAGGGACGTCAGGGAACGGGCAGGAGCGTCCGGCACGACGAGCCATCTCATCCGTTCGGCCGGGGAGAGGCAACTCGTTTTCCGGACTTCCCGCGTCGGACGCTCCGTCCCCCCCGCCGGGTGACAGTGCGAGCGTGGCGGGAATGCTGACCCTGCGGCTCGGCCGCGCGCCCGGACGGACGCCCGGCCCCGGCGGAGGGAGTCGGCATGGGCGTCACCCGGTGCCCGACGATCATGCTTCGCGTCCTGACCGTGCCGGCTCTCGTCCTGGCCGCGGCAGCTGTGCCTGCCGTGCCTGTGCCTGCCGTGCCCGTGCCTGCCGTGCCCGTGCCTGCCGTGCCCGTGCCTGCCGTGCCTGTGCCTGCCGCCGCGCCGGGGACGGCCGACGCCGTACGGCGGGCCGACGCCGTGCGGTGGCCGCGTGACGCGGAGGAGGCGCTGGGCGCCGTGCTCGACCGGGCGGTGAGCGAGGGGTCTCCCGGCGCGCTGGCCCAGGTCTCCAGTGCGGGCCGGACGACCACGGTCACGCGCGGCGTGGCCGACACCGTGACCCGGCAAGCACCCCGCGCGGACATGCGCTTCCGGATCGGCAGCACGACCAAGACGTTCGTCGCCACGGTCGTCCTGCAACTGGTCGCCGAGGACCGCCTGCGCCTGGACGACACGCTCGAACGGTGGCTGCCGGGGCTGGTCACGGGCAACGGCAACGACGGGCGGGCCATCACCGTCCGGATGCTGCTCAACCACACCAGCGGGCTGTTCAACTACACCAAGGACCACCATGTGCCGGACGCGCTCGAACGCGATCCGCTCACGACATTCACGCCGCGCCGGCTGGTGGGCTACGCGCTCGGCCACCCTCCGGTGTTCCCACCCGGCACGTCCTGGCAGTATTCGAACACCAACTACGTCCTGCTCGGAATGCTGATCGAGCGGGTGACCGGGCACACGTACTCCAGGGAGGTCGCAGCGCGCGTCCTGCACCCGCTGGGCCTGCGGGCCACCTACTTTCCCGGCACCTCGCCGGACGTCCGCACTCCCTTCATCCATAGGTACAGCAAGGACGGCCTCTCGCGCTTCAACCCGTCCTGGGCCGGGGCCGCCGGTGAGATGGTCTCCACGGTCGGCGACCTGAACCGCTTCGACTCCGCGCTGCTCTCCGGTCGCCTGCTGCCGGCCGCACTGCTGCGGGAGATGCTCACTCCGACGCCGAAGTCCGACGTCTTCCATGGGCAGGGTCCGTACCGGTACGGGCTGGGCGTCATGATGGTCACCCTCCCCTGTGGCGTCACCGTGTACGGGCACGGCGGCACGATCTTCGGATCGCTCACCTGGATGGCCGGCACCCGCGACGGCCGCCACACGCTGTCCTTCGACCTGAACGGCGACAAGGTGAACCAGGGGGAGATCACCACGGCGGCGAACGTGGCGGAGTTCTGCCCGGCGGCCCCGTCCCCCCGCAGCCGGCGGCCGCGAGGGGGTACCGCGCTCCACCGTGGTCGATCAGGCGGGGACCTTGTCGAGGAAGCCGTACACGCCGCGGATGCGGCCGTCCTCGTCGAGCCTCACCACGTCGAAGCCGATCACGACCGGCTCTGCCGCGCTTGCGGGGCTTTCCGGGCCGAGATGCCAGGTGAAGCGCGCGATGTCGTGGTGGCCGTCCACGGGCCCGCCCAGGGTGAACACGAACCCCGGGAACATCTCCTGCGCCCCGGCGATCACCGCGGCGATACCGTCGTGTCCGGTGACGGCGGCCAGTGGGTCGGTGTAGCCGCCGTCCTCGGCCCACAGCTCCGCCACCGCCTTCGCCCTGGCCTCGGGGTCGCGCTCGTTCCAGGCGGCGATGTAACGCTCGGCCAGGGCGGTGTAGTCGGTCATTTCCACTCCTTCGGGGATGTCTTCCGTGACGACACGTGAACCGTGTCACGGGCCCCGGGGGAGTGGCGATTACGCGGCAGGTAACGCTAAAGGCCCAGGGTCTCCTTGCGCAGGTGGGTCTTGAGCACCTTGCCGCCGGGATTGCGCGGCAGTTCGGTCTCCCTGAACCAGAACCGCACCGGCACCTTGAACGCCGCGATGCGGCCGCGCAGGAACTCCTGGAGCTCCTCGCCGGTGGCGGCGGCGCCCTGCTTGAGCCGTACGACCGCGCCGACCTGCTCGCCCAGCTCGTCGTCGGGGATGCCGATCACCGCCGCGTCGTCCACCGCGGGATGCTCGAACAGGGCGGCCTCGACCTCGGCGCAGTAGACGTTCTCGCCACCCCTGATGACCATGTCCTTGGCGCGGTCGACGATGTAGACGAAGCCGTCCTCGTCGATGCGGGCCAGGTCTCCGGTGTGCAGCCAGCCGTCCACGAACGTCTCGGCCGTGGCGTCCGGGCGGTTCCAGTAGCCCATGATGACGATCGGCCCGCGCATGCACAGCTCGCCGACCTCGCCGGGCGGAAGTTCGGCGCCGAGCGGGTCGCAGACCTTCACGTCCACGACGGCGAGCGGCAGCCCGATGCTGTCGGGCTTGGCCAGATAGTCGGCGCCGCTGTTGTAGATCGCGAGCGCCGTTGTCTCGGTCATGCCGTACCCGTTGGCGGGCGTGCGGTTGGGGAGCGTCTCGGTGAGCCGCTCCAGCAGCTTCGGCGGGGCCGGGGCGCCACCGTACGAGATGGAGCCGAGCGAGGAGACGTCGTGCTTGTCCAGGTCGGGGTGGGACAGCAGCTGCCAGGCGTTGGTCGGCACGCCGCTCATCACCGTGACCTGCTCGCGCTCGATGAGCTCCAGGGCCCGCTTGGGGTCCCACTTGTACATCAGCACGAGCCCGCCGCCGCTGAACATCGTGGTCATCAGTACGGCGAAGCACCCGGTGACGTGGAAGAGGGGCACGGTGAGCAGGGTGATCCTGCGCTTCTCGGCCGCCGTGGCCACGTCCCTGCCGGCCATGGCCACGGTGCGCATCATCGCGTACGCCACGGTCATCGGCGCCTGGCCGAGGTTGCGGTGGCTGCCGAGGGCGCCCTTGGACCTGCCCGTGGTGCCGGAGGTGTAGAAGATCGTGGCGGGGTCGTCGGGGCCGATCTCGACCTGCGGCAGCGTCACGTCGGCCCGGACCTCGCCGAGGACCTCCGCCCAGTTGGCGCCCTCGCCGCGCGTGACGATCATCGGCAGGCCGCTGCCGGCCATCCGGGCGGCGCGCTCGCCGTCGGCGATCACGACCTTGGCGCCCGAGTCGTCCAGGCCGTACGCCAGTTCCTGCTCGGTCCACCAGGCGTTGAGCGGCACGGCCACCGCGCCGGCGGCGAGCACGGCGGAGAAGGAGATGATCCATTCCGGATAGTTGCGCATGGCGACGGCGACGCGGTCGCCCCTGCGCACGCCGAAGTCGTCCACGAGACGGTTGGCGAGCGTCGCGGCCAGCCGGAAGTGCTCCTCGTAGGTGATGCGCTCGTCCTCGTAGACCACGAACACCTTGTCCCCGTGGAACCGGGTGATCTCCAGGAGGGACCGGAACGTGGCCGGAGCATGCTTCCATGCCCGGATCTTGTGACCGCCGACCTCGACCTCGTCCATCTCGAAGAGCTGCCCGGGCGCCGTGAGCTGGGCCTGGACCTGTTCGTTCGTGATCGTCATGCTGGCGCACTCCCGGATTCGTTCGTCAACCGGAGGTTTCACGATACCGACCGGTAGGTACGTCGGCTAGATGTCCACTACTCGGAACGCTGCTTGCATGCTCATGCTTTGCGTTGCATACTCTCTACACCAGCAAGAACATGAGGTCTGCTGCATGACCATGCAGTGATCGTGGAGAATCGGGGGCGCGGATGAGGGCGGCGATCGCCGGAGCCAGCGGCTATGCGGGAGGAGAACTCCTCCGCCTGCTGCTCGGCCATCCCGACATCGAGATCGGCGCGCTGACCGCGGCGTCCAGCGCGGGCACGAGGCTCGGCGCCCACCAACCCCACCTGCCGTCGCTGGCCGACCGGGTGATCGAGCAGACCACCCCCGACGTGCTCGCCGGCCACGACGTCGTCTTCCTCGCCCTCCCGCACGGCCAGTCGGCCGCGGTCGCCGCCGAACTCGGCGACGGCACGCTCGTCGTCGACTGCGGCGCCGACTTCCGGCTGACCAGTGCGCAGGAGTGGACAGCATTCTACGGCGGCGCCCACGCCGGCACGTGGCCCTATGGCCTGCCCGAGCTGCCCGGCCAGCGTGAGATCCTGCGCGGCGCCCGGCGCATCGCCGTCCCGGGCTGTTATCCGACGGCCGCGACGCTGGCGTTGTTCCCCGCCTTCGCGGCCGGGCTGGCCGAGCCCGACGTCGTGGTCGTCGCCGCGAGCGGCACCTCCGGGGCCGGCCGGGCGCCCAAGGCCCATCTGCTCGGCAGCGAGGTCATGGGCTCCGTCAGCGCGTACGGCGTGGGCGGGGTGCATCGGCACACTCCAGAGATGGAGCAGAACCTGTCGGCGGTCGCCGGACGGCCGGTCCGGGTGTCGTTCACGCCGACCCTCGCACCGATGAGCCGAGGCATTCTCGCCACCTGCACGGCCCCCGCCGCCTCCGGCGTCACCGCCGCCACGCTCCGCGAGGCGTACGAGACCGCGGTGAAGGACGAGCCGTTCCTCCACCTGCTGCCCGAGGGGATCTGGCCCGCGACCGCGATGACGGTCGGGGCCAACACGGCGGTCCTGCAGGTCACCCTCGACGAGCGAGCCGGGCGGATCGTCGCCGTCGTCGCCATCGACAACCTCACCAAGGGCACCGCGGGCGGCGCGATCCAGAGCGCCAACCTCGCTCTCGGCCTGCCGGAAGAAGTCGGACTTCCCACCAATGGAGTCGCCCCGTGAGCAAGATCGTCCCCCTCGGAGGAGCGCGCATGAGCGAGCGAACCGATAGGCAGAGCGCGATTCGCGCGGCACTGACCTGCGCGCTTTCCGCACGACGTGATTCCGAGCTCGCACACGAGGGGGCGGCATGAGCGTCACCGCACCGCTGGGTTTCCGCGCCGCCGGAGTCGCCGCCGGGATCAAGAGCGGCGGCGCCCGTGACCTCGCCCTGGTCGTCAACGACGGCCCCTCGCGCGCCGCGGCCGGCGTCTTCACCCGCAACCGCTTCAAGGCCGCACCGGTCCTGTGGTCGGCCCAGGTCCTCGGCGGAGGCCGGGTCAGGGCCGTCGTCCTGAACTCCGGCGGCGCCAACGCCTGCACCGGGCCGCTGGGTTTCCAGGACACCCACGCCACCGCCGAGAAGGTCGCCGAGGTCCTGGACGACTCCGCGGCCGAGGTCGCGGTCTGCTCCACCGGACTGATCGGCGAGCGGCTGCCGATCGACGCGCTGCTCGGCGGCGTGGGGACCGCGGCCGCCCAGCTCAGCCGCGACGGCGGCCTGGCGGCGGCCGACGCGATCCGGACCACCGACACCGTCAGCAAGATCTCCTTCCGCCGCGGGGAGAACGGCTACATGGTCGGCGGCATGGCCAAGGGCGCGGGGATGCTCGCGCCGGCGCTCGCCACGATGCTGTGCGTGCTCACCACCGACGCCGACCTCACCGCCGAGGAGCTCGACACGGTGCTGCGCAGGGCCACCTCCGTGACGTTCGACCGTCTCGACACCGACGGATGCATGTCGACCAACGACACGGTGCTGCTGCTCGCCAGCGGCGCGTCGGGCGTGCGCCCCGACCTCGCCGAGTTCGAGAAGGTCGTCACCGCCGTCTGCGCCGACCTGGCCCGGCAGCTTCTCGTCGACGCCGAGGGCGCCACGAAGGCGATCGCCATCGAGGTCGTCGGCGCGGCGTCGGAGGAGGACGCGGTGGCGGTGGGCCGTGCGGTGGCCCGCTCGAACCTGCTCAAGTGCGCCATCCACGGCGAGGACCCCAACTGGGGCCGCGTGGTCAGCGCGGTCGGCACCACCGACGCCGTGTTCGAGGCCGAGCGGGTCAACGTGGCGGTCAACGGCATCTGGATCTGCCGCGGCGGCGCGGCGGGGGACGACCGTGCCAAGGTCGACCTGCGGCCCCGCGACGTGACCATCACCGTCGACCTGTCCGCGGGCCCGCACACCGCGACCGTGCACACCACCGACCTCACGGCGGCGTACGTCCACGAGAACTCGGCGTACTCGTCATGAGCGTCAGGCGGAACGGCGCCCTGGACAAGGCGCACACCCTGATCGAGGCGCTGCCCTGGCTGGCGCGCTTCCACGGCGCGACCGTCGTCATCAAGTACGGCGGGAACGCGATGACCGAGGAGCACCTGCGGGCCAAGTTCGCGGCCGACGTGGTGTTCCTGCGTTACGCCGGCCTCCGGCCGGTGATCGTGCACGGCGGCGGCCCGCAGATCCAGTCGCACCTCGACCTGCTCGGGATCGACAGCCACTTCGTGTCCGGGTTGCGGGTGACCACGCCCGAGGCGATGCAGGTGGTCAGGATGGTCCTGGTCGGCCAGGTCAACCGCGACGTGGTCGGCCTGATCAACGGGCACGGCCCGTTCGCGGTCGGCATGTCCGGCGAGGACGCCCACCTGTTCACCGCCGAGCGCAAGCACGTCGTCGTGGACGACGTCAAGGTCGACATCGGCCAGGTCGGAGAGATCGTCCGGGTCGAGGCCGGAGCCGTGCGGGCGCTGCTCGACGACGGCCGCATCCCGGTGGTGTCCTCCGTGGCCCGCGGCGAGGACGGCGGGATCTACAACGTCAACGCCGACACCGCCGCGGCCGCTCTCGCCGTGGCGCTCCAGGCGTCGAAGCTCATCGTCCTCACCGACGTCGAAGGGCTGTACGCCGACTGGCCTCGCAGCGAGGAGGTCGTCAGCCGCATAGGGGCGTCCGAACTCGCCGCGTTGCTGCCCTCGCTGTCCAGTGGCATGGTGCCGAAGATGGAGGCATGTCTGACCGCCGTGCGCGGCGGTGTCCCGCAGGCCCACGTGCTCGACGGGCGGGTGCCGCACGCGCTGCTGCTGGAGGTCTTCACCGACGAGGGCATCGGGACGATGGTCGAGCCCGACGCCGCCGCGGCGGCGCCGGACGGGATCGGGGCGACGGCGGACGGTGCCGTCAACGGGGAGGTTGCCAGATGACCACCAACGACGAACTGCGCGCACGCTTCGAGGCGGCGTTCATGCGCAACTACGGTGTGCCGCCCGTCGCCATCGCCCGCGGTGAGGGCTGCACTGTCTGGGACGTGGACGGACGCCGCTACCTCGACCTCATCGGCGGCATCGCGGTCACCTCGCTCGGGCACAACCACCCGGCCCTGGTCGGGGCGGTGTCCCGGCAGGCGGCCACCCTCGCGCACACCTCGAACCTGTTCCTGCACGAACCCGAGGTGCTGCTCGCCGAGAAGCTGCTCGCCCTGCTCGGGGAGCCCGCTCGGGTCTTCCTCGCCAACTCCGGCACCGAGGCCAACGAGGCGGCGGTCAAGATCGCCATCAAGTACGGCAGGACGCGCGGCCGCGGCTACATGGTCGCGGCGGAGAACGGCTTCCACGGCCGCACGCTCGGCGCGCTGTCGCTCACCGGCAAGCCGTCGATCCGCGACCAGTTCGGGCCGTTCCCGCTCGACGTGCGGTTCGTCCCGTACGGCGACGCGGACGCGCTGAAGAACGCCGTGACCGAGGACTGCGCCGCGGTCTTCCTGGAGCCCACCCAGGGCGAGGCCGGGGTCGTCCCGCCGCCCGAGGGGTACTTCCGGGCCGCCAGGGAGATCTGCTCCTCGGCGGGGGCGCTGCTCGTCGCCGACGAGATCCAGTCGGCCATCGGCCGTACGGGGCACTGGTTCGCACACCAGGCGGAAGGGGTCGTCCCCGACGTGCTGACGCTGGCCAAGGGCCTCGGCGGAGGCCTGCCGATCGGGGCGTGCGTGGGCTTCGGCCCGGCCGGCGAGGTCTTCGCCAAGGGCGACCACGGCTCGACCTTCGGCGGCAACCCGATCTCGTCCGCGGCGGCGCTCGCGGTGCTGGACACGATCGAGCGCGACGGACTGCTCGGCAACGTCGCCAAGGTTGGAGCGCTGCTGTCCGAGGGCATCTCCGCCGTGCGGCACCCGCTGCTCAAGGGAGTCAGGGGACGAGGGCTGTGGCTGGCCGCCGTGCTCACCGCGCCGAAGTCCGCGCAGGTGCAGGCGGCGGCGCAGGAGGCAGGTTTCCTTGTCAACGCCCTTCAGCCCGACGCGGTACGGCTCGCGCCGCCGCTTGTGATCACCGAGTCCGACGTTCGGACCTTCCTCGACGCGCTGCCCGGCATCCTGGAGACCGCAAATGCCTGATGACGACCTCCTGACCCCCGACGACGGCCCGAGCCAGGGCGGCTACCCCGCGCGGGTGGGGCAGGGCGCGGACCCGGCGCGTATTGGGCACGGCGCGGACCCGGCGCGAGTCAGGCACTTCCTGCGGGACGACGACCTGTCGCCGGAGGAGCAGGCACAGGTGCTCGACCTGGCCGAGGCGATGAAGAAGGACAGGTTCGGCTACCGGCCCTTCGCGGGCCCCCGCACGGTCGCCGTGCTGTTCGACAAGCCCTCCACCCGCACCCGGGTCTCCTTCACCGTCGGCGTCGCCGAGCTGGGCGGCCAGCCGCTGGTCATGGACCTCGGCACGTCGCAGATGGGACGCGGCGAGCCGGTCGAGGACACCGCGCGGGTGCTGTCCCGGCAGGTCGCGGCGATCGTGTGGCGGACGGCGGGCCAGGAGCGCATCGAGGCGATGGCGGCCCATTCGACTGTGCCGGTGGTGAACGCGCTGACCGACGAGTTCCACCCCTGCCAGATCCTCGCCGACCTGCAGACGATCCGGGAGCACAAGGGTTCGCCGAGGGGTCTCACTCTCGCCTACCTCGGCGACGGCGCCAACAACATGGCCCACTCCTACCTGCTGGGCGGGGCCACGGCCGGCATGCACGTCCGGGTCGGGGCGCCGGCGGGCTACCTGCCCGACGCCCTGGTCATGGAGCGGGCGGCCGAGATCGCGGCGGCGACGGGCGGCTCGGTCACGGCGGTGAGCGACCCGGGGGCCGCGGTGGCCGGGGCGCATGTCGTCGCCACCGACACCTGGGTGTCCATGGGGCAGGACGGCAAGGACGAGCGGGTCGCGGCCTTCGCCTCCTACCAGGTGTCCGCCGCCCTGCTCGGCCTCGCGGACCCGGACGCGATCGTCCTCCACTGCCTTCCGGCATATCGGGGGATGGAGATCGCCGCGGACGTCATCGACGGGCCGCAGAGCGTCGTGTGGGACCAGGCGGAGAACCGGCTGCATGCCCAGAAGGCACTGCTGCACTGGCTGGCGACGCGGGGCGCGGAGGGGTCGTGACCATCCCGCTCACCAAGGCGGCCCGGCACGCTCGCATAGTGGAGCTGCTGACCAGGCACAAGGTGCGCTCGCAGCCCGAGCTGGCCAAGCTTCTGGCGGAGCAGGGAGTGGAGGTCACCCAGGCCACGCTCTCCCGGGATCTCGACGAGCTGGGTGCGCTGAAGCTGAGGGCCGACGACGGCACGCTGGTCTACGCGCTGCCAGGTGAGGGCGGGGGCCGGATCCCCCTCTACCGCACCGGCGCCACGAACGGGTTGCCGGAGAACCCCGACGCGCGGCTGCGGAGGATCGCGGAGGAGCTTCTGGTGTCGGCCGAGGCGTCGGCCAACCTCGTGATCCTGCGTACGCCGCCGGGAGCGGCGCAGTTCCTCGCCTCGGCCATCGACCACGCGGGCTGGGAATCCATCCTCGGCACGGTGGCCGGTGACGACACGATCCTCGTGATCAGCCGTGACCCCACCGGAGGGCAGGGGCTGGCGGAGTCTCTGCTCAACCTCGCCACCCGCCGCACGCCCGACGTGAGCAGGCACAAGCTCGCCGCGGAGGTCCGCCCCCACGACAGCGAAGAGCGGGACCAGTGACGGAATGGGCAGTGCCGGCATCCTCCGGCGCGGTCGCCGTCGCCGAAAGGAAGGGCCTGCCGATCGACCTCGCCGAGAGGTCGAGGCACTCGATCGACGAGAACGAGATCACGGCCGCGCGGGACTCCCGCCAGGTTTGATCGACTCGGCATACGCCCCGGTTCCGGTGCAGGGACCGGGGCGTACGTCGGCTAAGGTCGCGGATTAGTCCCGCAAAGGATCCGCGTGAAGAATCGCGCCGAGGGTTCATCCGAGAAGCCGGACCAGGCGCAAGGATCTACGTACGACGGCCCGGGCGGGAACGGTGCGCGGTCATCTTTTCGGCAGGGACTCGAATATCGGAGGGAGAAGACGGTGGCGGACAACAAGCCGATGAGGCTCTGGGGTGGCAGGTTCGAGGGGGGACCCGCGGACGCCCTCACGCGCCTGTCGGTGAGCGTGCAGTTCGACT
Protein-coding regions in this window:
- a CDS encoding MFS transporter, whose translation is MPDAPARSLTSLARRLRLDLSPLREFRDFRLLLGSGLITTLGTVVTTVAVPYQMKQLTESYVAVGLVGMAEFVPMVVCGLWGGAIADAHDRRRIVILSELGLCLCSVLLLVNALLPRPQVWVLYVAGALAAGLGSIRSPSEQAMINRVLPLDRMPAAFALQGLVRNAAMIAGPAAGGLLVASLGPAASYGVDVASFLLSLALLVRVGPVPRAEEPTPASLRSLLEGVRYALRRPDLMGTYLVDIAAMAFASSTALFPFLAEDLGASKAVGVLYAAGGVGAVIASLTSGWTAHVHRHGLAVVVSAALWGVAVALAALMPDIWLMFLFLAVAGGADMVSGLFRGTIWNQTIPDSYRGRLAGIELLSYSAGPMLGDARAGFMAQLGGTRFSLGAGGLLCVAAVGLMAVALPRFRRYDARTDEHALALRPPESATT
- the argB gene encoding acetylglutamate kinase → MSVRRNGALDKAHTLIEALPWLARFHGATVVIKYGGNAMTEEHLRAKFAADVVFLRYAGLRPVIVHGGGPQIQSHLDLLGIDSHFVSGLRVTTPEAMQVVRMVLVGQVNRDVVGLINGHGPFAVGMSGEDAHLFTAERKHVVVDDVKVDIGQVGEIVRVEAGAVRALLDDGRIPVVSSVARGEDGGIYNVNADTAAAALAVALQASKLIVLTDVEGLYADWPRSEEVVSRIGASELAALLPSLSSGMVPKMEACLTAVRGGVPQAHVLDGRVPHALLLEVFTDEGIGTMVEPDAAAAAPDGIGATADGAVNGEVAR
- the argC gene encoding N-acetyl-gamma-glutamyl-phosphate reductase; this encodes MRAAIAGASGYAGGELLRLLLGHPDIEIGALTAASSAGTRLGAHQPHLPSLADRVIEQTTPDVLAGHDVVFLALPHGQSAAVAAELGDGTLVVDCGADFRLTSAQEWTAFYGGAHAGTWPYGLPELPGQREILRGARRIAVPGCYPTAATLALFPAFAAGLAEPDVVVVAASGTSGAGRAPKAHLLGSEVMGSVSAYGVGGVHRHTPEMEQNLSAVAGRPVRVSFTPTLAPMSRGILATCTAPAASGVTAATLREAYETAVKDEPFLHLLPEGIWPATAMTVGANTAVLQVTLDERAGRIVAVVAIDNLTKGTAGGAIQSANLALGLPEEVGLPTNGVAP
- a CDS encoding acetylornithine transaminase, coding for MTTNDELRARFEAAFMRNYGVPPVAIARGEGCTVWDVDGRRYLDLIGGIAVTSLGHNHPALVGAVSRQAATLAHTSNLFLHEPEVLLAEKLLALLGEPARVFLANSGTEANEAAVKIAIKYGRTRGRGYMVAAENGFHGRTLGALSLTGKPSIRDQFGPFPLDVRFVPYGDADALKNAVTEDCAAVFLEPTQGEAGVVPPPEGYFRAAREICSSAGALLVADEIQSAIGRTGHWFAHQAEGVVPDVLTLAKGLGGGLPIGACVGFGPAGEVFAKGDHGSTFGGNPISSAAALAVLDTIERDGLLGNVAKVGALLSEGISAVRHPLLKGVRGRGLWLAAVLTAPKSAQVQAAAQEAGFLVNALQPDAVRLAPPLVITESDVRTFLDALPGILETANA
- a CDS encoding nuclear transport factor 2 family protein, which translates into the protein MTDYTALAERYIAAWNERDPEARAKAVAELWAEDGGYTDPLAAVTGHDGIAAVIAGAQEMFPGFVFTLGGPVDGHHDIARFTWHLGPESPASAAEPVVIGFDVVRLDEDGRIRGVYGFLDKVPA
- a CDS encoding polysaccharide deacetylase family protein, whose protein sequence is MADSAVPTAKSAGLRKMLATALAGVVTAALATVAVSATAAQAADCSGGYVGLTYDDGPNPSNTTNLLNTLKANGLRATFFNIGQNAAANPSLVRAQVDAGMWVGNHSYTHPHLPQMSSSQIQSELQRTQQAIQQATGSAPKLFRPPYGETNATLQS
- the argF gene encoding ornithine carbamoyltransferase: MPDDDLLTPDDGPSQGGYPARVGQGADPARIGHGADPARVRHFLRDDDLSPEEQAQVLDLAEAMKKDRFGYRPFAGPRTVAVLFDKPSTRTRVSFTVGVAELGGQPLVMDLGTSQMGRGEPVEDTARVLSRQVAAIVWRTAGQERIEAMAAHSTVPVVNALTDEFHPCQILADLQTIREHKGSPRGLTLAYLGDGANNMAHSYLLGGATAGMHVRVGAPAGYLPDALVMERAAEIAAATGGSVTAVSDPGAAVAGAHVVATDTWVSMGQDGKDERVAAFASYQVSAALLGLADPDAIVLHCLPAYRGMEIAADVIDGPQSVVWDQAENRLHAQKALLHWLATRGAEGS
- the argJ gene encoding bifunctional glutamate N-acetyltransferase/amino-acid acetyltransferase ArgJ, whose translation is MSVTAPLGFRAAGVAAGIKSGGARDLALVVNDGPSRAAAGVFTRNRFKAAPVLWSAQVLGGGRVRAVVLNSGGANACTGPLGFQDTHATAEKVAEVLDDSAAEVAVCSTGLIGERLPIDALLGGVGTAAAQLSRDGGLAAADAIRTTDTVSKISFRRGENGYMVGGMAKGAGMLAPALATMLCVLTTDADLTAEELDTVLRRATSVTFDRLDTDGCMSTNDTVLLLASGASGVRPDLAEFEKVVTAVCADLARQLLVDAEGATKAIAIEVVGAASEEDAVAVGRAVARSNLLKCAIHGEDPNWGRVVSAVGTTDAVFEAERVNVAVNGIWICRGGAAGDDRAKVDLRPRDVTITVDLSAGPHTATVHTTDLTAAYVHENSAYSS
- a CDS encoding class I adenylate-forming enzyme family protein, which gives rise to MTITNEQVQAQLTAPGQLFEMDEVEVGGHKIRAWKHAPATFRSLLEITRFHGDKVFVVYEDERITYEEHFRLAATLANRLVDDFGVRRGDRVAVAMRNYPEWIISFSAVLAAGAVAVPLNAWWTEQELAYGLDDSGAKVVIADGERAARMAGSGLPMIVTRGEGANWAEVLGEVRADVTLPQVEIGPDDPATIFYTSGTTGRSKGALGSHRNLGQAPMTVAYAMMRTVAMAGRDVATAAEKRRITLLTVPLFHVTGCFAVLMTTMFSGGGLVLMYKWDPKRALELIEREQVTVMSGVPTNAWQLLSHPDLDKHDVSSLGSISYGGAPAPPKLLERLTETLPNRTPANGYGMTETTALAIYNSGADYLAKPDSIGLPLAVVDVKVCDPLGAELPPGEVGELCMRGPIVIMGYWNRPDATAETFVDGWLHTGDLARIDEDGFVYIVDRAKDMVIRGGENVYCAEVEAALFEHPAVDDAAVIGIPDDELGEQVGAVVRLKQGAAATGEELQEFLRGRIAAFKVPVRFWFRETELPRNPGGKVLKTHLRKETLGL